GAGGTGGCCGGCCCCCGGCACACCGGCTCCCCGGGCCCCCCGGTGGCGGTGACGTCGTCATCCCCGTCGAGGAGGCGGACGTGCATGTCGGGGATGACCCGGCCGGCGGTGCGCAGGCGGTGGTCGCGGTCGTCGGCCACCGAGGTGTGGCTGAGGGCGCCGGTCTCGTTGGACCCGTAGAACTGGAGGACCCGGGCCCCGGTGCGGTCCTCGAACTCGGCGGCCCGCTCGTACGGCACCGCCTCCCCACCGGTGAACACGGCGCGCAGCGGTCCGAGGTCGACCCCACTCAGGGCCGGGTCGTTCAGCATCATGACCAGCTGGGTCGTGACGCAGGCCAGCACCGTGACCCGGAGCTCCCCGGCCAGGCGCAGGGCGTCGGTGGCGTTGAACCGGGGCATCACCGCAACGGGCGCGCCCAGCAGGGTCGGGGTGAAGTGCGCCGTCCAGAGCCCGAAGCCGAACGGGGCGGGGAGCAGGCTCATGAACACGTCGTCGCCGGTCATGGCGCCGGCCGAGACCGCCAGGCGGTGGAAGTACATCCACCGGCTCTGGGTGTGCATCACGCACTTGGGCAGACCGGTCGTGCCCGACGTCGAGTTCAACAGCCACAGCTCGTCGGTCCCGACGCCGGGGCGCTCCGGGACGGGCCGCGATGCGCCGGGTGCGTCGTCGGTGGCGGGGAGGTGCAGGAGGTCGAGCCCGCCCTCCCGGAGCCCGGCCACCACCTCGGCGGCGTCCCGCCCCGCCACCACCGGGGACGAGACCAGGGCGCGCGCTCCGCTGCGCTCGACCAGATGGCGGACCTCGGCCTCGCCGGCCCGGGGGCCGATCCCGACGATCACCAGCCCGGCCCGCTCGACGCCCAGGAACCACTCGTGGACGCCGGGCCCGTCCGGCAGCACGACCGCGACCCCGTCTCCGGGTTCGAGGCCGGCGGTCGCCAGCCGCCCGGCGTGCTCCCACCCGGCCCGGTCGTAGTCCTGCCACGTGGTCACCCGTCCCTCGCACAGGAAGGCGGGCCGGTCCGGGCGCGTGGCGGCGTGTCCGGCCACCACCTCGGAGAGCGTGGCCGTCAACGGCTCAGTAGCTCTCGGGATCCGCCTGGACCGACTCCGGTACCGGGTGGCGGTACAGCTCCGACGCGTTGCGCCAGGTGATGCGCTCGACGTCGGCGGCAGGCAGGTGACCGATCTCCTCCTCCAGCACCCGCTGGGTGTCGGGCCAGGTCGAGTCGCAGTGCGGATAGTCCGACTCCACCAGGATGTGGTCGACCCCGATGCGGTCCCGCACCGCGAACGACGACTGGTCCTCCACCGCGCAGAACCAGAAGTTGCGCTGGAGCACCTCCGCCGGCGTCAGATCGATGCCCGACCACGTGCCGTACATCTCGTGGTAGGAGAGCATGTGGTCGAGGCGGTCGAGCAGGCCCGCCACCCAGCCGATCCCCCCTTCCGACATGCAGATGCGCAGCTCGGGGAACCGCACCGGGATCCGGGAGTACAGCCAGTCCACGGCGGCGAACATGGCGTACCCGAAGAACAGGACCCCGATCACGTCCGGGGGGGCGTCGTCCGCCGTCGACGGGCTGATGCCCGACGACCCGATGTGCAGGTTCACGACCGTGCCGGTCTCGGCGCAGGCCCGCATGATCGGGTCCCAGTGGCCGGTGTGCAGCGACGGCAGTCCCAGATGCTGGGGGCCCTCCGAGAACGTCACCGCCTTGAAGCCCCGCTCGGCGTTGCGGCGGATCTCCTCCGCCCCCACCTCGGGATCGAGCAGGTAGGGGATCTGGCACGGGATGATCCGCTGGCGATCGGCTCCCGC
The sequence above is drawn from the Acidimicrobiales bacterium genome and encodes:
- a CDS encoding class I adenylate-forming enzyme family protein → MTATLSEVVAGHAATRPDRPAFLCEGRVTTWQDYDRAGWEHAGRLATAGLEPGDGVAVVLPDGPGVHEWFLGVERAGLVIVGIGPRAGEAEVRHLVERSGARALVSSPVVAGRDAAEVVAGLREGGLDLLHLPATDDAPGASRPVPERPGVGTDELWLLNSTSGTTGLPKCVMHTQSRWMYFHRLAVSAGAMTGDDVFMSLLPAPFGFGLWTAHFTPTLLGAPVAVMPRFNATDALRLAGELRVTVLACVTTQLVMMLNDPALSGVDLGPLRAVFTGGEAVPYERAAEFEDRTGARVLQFYGSNETGALSHTSVADDRDHRLRTAGRVIPDMHVRLLDGDDDVTATGGPGEPVCRGPATSLGYWDDPEANDRLVTADGWMRTGDLAEIDADGYLRIVGRLSDIIIRGGKNISAGQVEAEVGTHPAVAMVAAVPMPDEVFGERVCVYVVARPGPPPSLEDLTDHLLRRGAGKELLPEHLV
- a CDS encoding amidohydrolase family protein, whose product is MADIEELQRNLSFTTGGKRGRATFLPEPERRPRRYTVISADDHIVEPPDTFTGRVPGRLAERAPRVVEKDDGSEVWIYDGQEIPNVGFNAVVGRPVTEYSFEPTRFDEMRRGAWDIEARIRDMDINGVYASVNFPSFLPGFCGQRLQLSTPDSELARAAVRAWNDWHLDAWAGADRQRIIPCQIPYLLDPEVGAEEIRRNAERGFKAVTFSEGPQHLGLPSLHTGHWDPIMRACAETGTVVNLHIGSSGISPSTADDAPPDVIGVLFFGYAMFAAVDWLYSRIPVRFPELRICMSEGGIGWVAGLLDRLDHMLSYHEMYGTWSGIDLTPAEVLQRNFWFCAVEDQSSFAVRDRIGVDHILVESDYPHCDSTWPDTQRVLEEEIGHLPAADVERITWRNASELYRHPVPESVQADPESY